The Moorella glycerini genomic interval GTTTCCACCAGTTGCAGGTCGGCCAGCAGGATTTCGGCATTGATCATCTCCAGGTCGCGTACCGGATTGAGGCTTCCCTCAACATGAGGCACGTCCTCACGGCAAAAGGCCCGGACGACATGCAGCAGGGCATCTACCTCCCGGACGGCAGCCAGGAAGGCTGCCCCGGCGCCGCGGGTCAATCCCGGTACATCAATAATCTCCAGGGTGGCCGGGGTTACTTTACGCGGGTGGTAAAGGGAAGCCAGGAAATCGAGGCGGGGGTCGGGAATGGGCGCGGTCCGGATATTGGTTTTCGTCCGGCCGGCAAAGGCCGAGGTTTCTGCCCCAGCTTGGGTTAAAAGGTTGAATAACGTGGTTTTGCCTACCAGGGGCAGGCCAATGATACCGCAGGTCAGGGCCAACTCTCTTCACCTCAAGTAGATATCACAAATCGCCCGGGGTATTGTCACGGTGACGGCGTCAGGACAGACTTCAGGCATCGAAAAACGTCTGCGGGCATGCGTCAGCGCCGGCGTCAGGAAAAGCTGGCATCCTGCGCGGCAGGGGGGAGGGAATAAAAGCTAGGGTAAGCGGACCAGGATAGCCAGGAGGGAAGCGATAACTCCCCCCAGGCCGACAATGACCGCGGCAATTGCTCCCTTGGACCAGCGCATGGTTTCATGGATCTCTACATGCAGGGCCTGGATCTCCTGCTTTGTTTCCTCGCGATATCCCTGCATTTCGCCGCGCAGGGCCTGCATCTCCTGCTTCATTTCCCCACGGAAACCATGAATCTCCTGCTTCATTTCCCCACGGAGACCCTGGATTTCCTGCTTCATTTCCTCACGGAGACCCTGGATCTCCTGCTTCATTTCTTCGCGGACGCCTTTGATTTCCTGGCGGAGATTTCCTTCCATATTATCCATTCGTTGTAATAAGTATCCCAAAAAATCCAGCGGGCGCTGGTTGCGGATTAATTCTTCCTCCAAACCGGCTGCGATTTCCTTTCTCACTTCCTCCGGCATGACCATCCCGCCTCCCTCCTCACCTATCATATTACCATACTATGGACAAAAAATAAAACCCTGGTTTATGCCAGGGAAAATACTGGAGCCCATAACCGGGATTGAACCGGTGACCTCCGCCTTACCAAGGCGACGCTCTACCGACTGAGCTATATGGGCATGGTTGCGGGGGATGGATTCGAACCAACGACCTTCGGGTTATGAGCCCGACGAGCTACCAGCTGCTCCACCCCGCAACATTATTATTATTTGGTGGAGGGGGCTGGATTTGAACCAGCGAAGGCTGCGCCAGCAGATTTACAGTCTGCCCCCTTTGGCCAACTCGGGAACCCCTCCATATTTCCTTTTCAGACGCAAAAATAATTATAACATCCTGCCCTGTTGGCGTCAAGCCCTTTTTGCCGGCAATTACTGGTTATTATCCCGCCGTTCCAAGTAACGCTCCAGCTTGCGCTTTACGCGCTGGAGGGCGTTATCGATGGATTTAACATGGCGTTTCAGGTCAACGGCAATCTCCTGGTAAGACTTGCCTTCCAGGTAAGACATTAAAACTTTCCACTCCAGGGAACTTAAAATCTCGCCCATTTTTTCTTCGATGTCAACGAATTCTTCCTGGCTGATGATTAGTTCTTCCGGGTCGGTAATCTTGGAACCAGAAATAATGTCCAGCAGGGTGCGATCGGAGTCTTCGTCATAAATGGGCTTATTGAGAGAGACATAAGAGTTCAGGGGAATGTGCTTTTGCCGGGTGGCTGTTTTAATGGCCGTGATAATCTGCCGGGTAATGCACAGCTCGGCAAAGGCCCGGAAGGAGGACAACTTGTCGCCGCGGAAATCGCGAATGGCCTTGTAAAGGCCAATCATCCCTTCCTGGACAATATCCTCCCGGTCAGCGCCAATGAGGAAATAGGAACGCGCTTTCGCCCGGACAAAATTGCGGTACTTATTAATCAAATATTCCTGGGCTACTTCATCACCCTCCTGGGCCAGGTAAACAATGTCCTCATCCCCAAGAACTTCATAGGGTTGCCACGTTTCCTGCTGTACATTGACGCTCATGCCAACGCCTCCACCCTGGATTTCCAAGAACCATAGTAATAAAAGGAGGCCCTCTATCTTGTCCAATAACATCAATAATTATACAAGAAACCCCTTCTAACCGCAAGAGTTAACTACTGCCTACTGGCGGCGCCAGTTTTCCAGAACTTTAAGGGTTTCCCCTTGGAGTCGCCCATCCAGGGAGTTTTTGTGGGGGGCCTTCTGGCCCTCCCTGGCCATCTCCCGGTGGGCGTTTTCAATGTAAGCCTTTAACTCGGCTACCGGTAGACGGAGGGCCCCGCCTCCCAGGATCATGCACTGCTCGGCCGCGTCGGAAGTGGCTACGTAAACCTGGCCCCGGGTATTAAGGTTCCTTACCAGTTTCTCGATGACGGCATCAGCCGTTTCCCCCTCCCGGCTGTAAATAATCTCCACGCCGCCGATCTTTTCCTTCTTTTCCACTGCCCCGGCAACCTTATGGGCATCAAAGACAATTATTACCTGTCCACCCCAGTAAGCCTGGTAATTAATCAACTCTGCTATTAGTTTATCACGGGCATGGGCAAAACTTGACTCTTCTTTTAGCTTAACTAATTCCGGCCAGCTATATAAAAAGTTATAGCCGTCAACAATGAGCACATCAGGCACAGGTTCACCCCGCTTCATACCGGGCAGCAATACCTCTGGCGGATGACCTCATACATTAAAACCGCAGCCGCGGCAGCAACATTTAAAGAATTAATTCTCCCGCGCAGGGGCAGTCGCACGGTAAAATCACAGTGGGACCTGACCAGGGGGGAAAGCCCCCGGCCCTCGCTCCCCAAGACCAGGACCAGGGGTATGGTAAAATCGGTAGCAAAGGCTTCCCTGGTGCCATCGCCCTCAGCACCAATGACCCAGATCCCTTCAGTCTTTAGCCTGGCGATGGCCTGGGACAGGTTGGTCACCCTGGCTACAGGGACATACTCCAGGGCTCCGGCAGCAGCCCGGGCCACGGCTGTGGTTAACCCCGCCGTGCGCCGCCGGGGGATAATAAGGCCGTGGGCGCCGGCGGCTTCTGCCGAGCGTAAAATGGCCCCCAGGTTATGGGGATCCTCCACCTGGTCCAGCATGATTAAAAAGGGGTGCTCCTGTTTTTCCCGCGCCAGGGATAGGAGGTCCTCAAGTTCGGCATAACTCCTGGCCGCCGCCAGGGCTACCACGCCCTGGTGCCGGGAACCTGCCATTTTATCCAGGACCGGCCTGTCCACCCTCTGGACAGGAATTCCCTGGCTACGGGCCAGGGCGAGGATCTCGCCAATTACCCTGCCTTCCAGCCGGGGGGCCATTAAAATTTTATGCAAGGGCCGGCCGGCCCGCAGGGCTTCCCGGACCGGATTGCGGCCGGCAACAATATCGTCCATTAACTTTCCTCCCTGGCACGGACAACCGGCGCCCGGCCACAACTCCGGGCGCCTTCGTGGCAGACGCCCTCCGTCTCGCAGGTAGGCCCGGCGTGGCTAAAAATGAGGGGAGCTACCTTTCTCACCTGCTCCCTCATTTTTAAGGCCAGCTCCCGGATTTCCCACTGGGCCTGGTTACAGCAACGCAGGCGAAAAAAATTAAACAAACTGCGAGCATTAAAGGTACAGACCAGTTTGGTCTCGCAGGCATTGGGTAACAGGTAGCGGGCATCTTCCCGGGGGACCAGCTCCTGTATTTCATGATATGCCTTTTGTAAGGCCCGCATACATTCCTGGTAGCGGGCCAGGGCTGCCGGCACGGCGGCGATGCTGGGGGGGATAATGTAGGTGAAGTTGTCTTCGTTGACGTAACGCTGGGATTTCTGGGAATAGGAAGCTATGCGGTGCCTGACCAGCTGGTGGGAAAGGACGCGGCTGACCCCTTCTATGGCAAAGGTAAAGGTAATATGCTCCAGGGGGGATTCATGGCCCAGGGATAAAAGCAGGCGCAGCAGCCTTTCTATTTCCTCCCTATCCATTGCGGCCAGGAGCCTGGTTGCCCCCCGGGGCGAATAACAGAGGCGGGCCGCCG includes:
- a CDS encoding coiled-coil domain-containing protein, with the translated sequence MVMPEEVRKEIAAGLEEELIRNQRPLDFLGYLLQRMDNMEGNLRQEIKGVREEMKQEIQGLREEMKQEIQGLRGEMKQEIHGFRGEMKQEMQALRGEMQGYREETKQEIQALHVEIHETMRWSKGAIAAVIVGLGGVIASLLAILVRLP
- the sigH gene encoding RNA polymerase sporulation sigma factor SigH yields the protein MSVNVQQETWQPYEVLGDEDIVYLAQEGDEVAQEYLINKYRNFVRAKARSYFLIGADREDIVQEGMIGLYKAIRDFRGDKLSSFRAFAELCITRQIITAIKTATRQKHIPLNSYVSLNKPIYDEDSDRTLLDIISGSKITDPEELIISQEEFVDIEEKMGEILSSLEWKVLMSYLEGKSYQEIAVDLKRHVKSIDNALQRVKRKLERYLERRDNNQ
- a CDS encoding NYN domain-containing protein, with amino-acid sequence MPDVLIVDGYNFLYSWPELVKLKEESSFAHARDKLIAELINYQAYWGGQVIIVFDAHKVAGAVEKKEKIGGVEIIYSREGETADAVIEKLVRNLNTRGQVYVATSDAAEQCMILGGGALRLPVAELKAYIENAHREMAREGQKAPHKNSLDGRLQGETLKVLENWRRQ
- the rlmB gene encoding 23S rRNA (guanosine(2251)-2'-O)-methyltransferase RlmB — encoded protein: MDDIVAGRNPVREALRAGRPLHKILMAPRLEGRVIGEILALARSQGIPVQRVDRPVLDKMAGSRHQGVVALAAARSYAELEDLLSLAREKQEHPFLIMLDQVEDPHNLGAILRSAEAAGAHGLIIPRRRTAGLTTAVARAAAGALEYVPVARVTNLSQAIARLKTEGIWVIGAEGDGTREAFATDFTIPLVLVLGSEGRGLSPLVRSHCDFTVRLPLRGRINSLNVAAAAAVLMYEVIRQRYCCPV
- the thyX gene encoding FAD-dependent thymidylate synthase — protein: MQVELISHTPEPERLVAAAARLCYSPRGATRLLAAMDREEIERLLRLLLSLGHESPLEHITFTFAIEGVSRVLSHQLVRHRIASYSQKSQRYVNEDNFTYIIPPSIAAVPAALARYQECMRALQKAYHEIQELVPREDARYLLPNACETKLVCTFNARSLFNFFRLRCCNQAQWEIRELALKMREQVRKVAPLIFSHAGPTCETEGVCHEGARSCGRAPVVRAREES